CTTACCTTGAAAATACCAGCGACAGATAGAGTTAAGCTGGAAGTGCTGGTTAGTACGAGAAATTCGCTTACTTCCATAGCAAATGCAATGAACGCTCCAATAGACAGCCGGAGCCAAATGCTCATAATGGCAGATGTTTCAACTTTGTGTAGGTCACTTAGGCCTTCGTAGATTTTTTGTCCTAGAAGATGTGAGAAACGTTAGAATTCCATCATTGCAAAAGACTCCCAACATGCCTTCAAATCCAAGGGTAAACGGCACCACGGCCAAGATCATCCAGGGTTGCATGTGGAAGATCATATCGATGGGATTGTGTAGACCCAGCTTGGACTTCTGCATGATGAGCTGGGCAAAGGTCCATCGGATACCACTCGAGAGGGACGCAAACAGCAGAAAGCAAAACCCTAAGGTATCGAAGTGGGTAGATTTGTACGTGAACAGAAACAGCCCTCCGGAAATCATGACCACGATCGCTCCAAGAGACCAGCTCTGTTGAAAGGATTAATATGAAACGTTTGAGTACTTCGTTAAAGGCTTCGATTTAGTTATGTACCTTTTTCTCTAATTTGAGCAAAATCGCAAATATGAGAATGAATACTATGGTTGTAGATTTGGTCATTgtatatctgaaaaaaaaaataaagttagaGAAACCGTACAAAAGGCCCAAAATCATCAATCCTTACAATGAAATCTGAACCAACTCCAGGCCCCAGTTGGAGAAGCCGATATCCATTCCGCTGGCCAATCCGGTTGGTAAAATCTTCCGCACCGACGTTCTCCAGTCCAGCACGATACGGTTCTTCTTGGTGGCACATTTGTAGATTTCGCGAACTACGGCGGACATGACTAGTTTGATACACAGGTGATAAACGACCACCGACAAAGGAAATTTGAACTTCTGCAGCAGCCACCTCTGGTAGAAGGTCAACCCAATGGACAGGGTAAAGTAGCACAGTATAAGGATCAACGTAGCTAGAATGGTATTGGCGAACGTTTTCTTTCGACTCCGACCCGAGGAAGTTCCTCGGCTGGTCACGTGGtactgttgctgttgttgctgctgcagcTGTTGATGGTGAACTCCCTTCAAACGACCTTGAGTCTCACCTTCCAGTTCGATCTCCTCGGTTTGCGGTTCATGGTCGATCGTTTGCTTGACCCGTTCATACTTGATGTTGGTCATAGTCGTGGCGGTCGGAAATTTGAAGCACTAGCCGAGGGCTCGATCTCTTCACTCTGGATTTGATATGGTAGGTTTTCGAGGGTTTGTGGTGGTTGTTTCACTCActggtaatattttttttttgtttttttgggaaTGGCACTGAGTTGCACTCGCTGGGAATGTATCGTGGTATCGCTCAAATTTTGTTCCGGTTTCTCATCATGCGGTATAATACGtataaattttctgaaagaaAACAATAGAGTTATTTGACTATCAgttgcattcaaaatttgattatttctatCTTAAAACTAATAACACAAAGTAATATTTTTAGCGAAGCCCGTGAACAGTATTAAGAAGTCTAAAATCGCAACTGTTTTAGCGATTTTAgcattacagattttttttttattcgacatACCCCAAGGTTGAAGCTAGGGACCTTTGTTGTTTACTATATATTACAATTATCTATTtatatacacccaaaattctgCCTTTACTCTTATCATGAGTTCTCAGTATTTCAAcgtcattggcataagatgtAAACGCGGGCGGCGATGATTCGATTTTAGACCGCCGGCATTAACTTCTCAGCGCAATCGCATTGCGTATGACTGAAGGAAACAAACGTTTGCATGTCCCTCTCTCTACAAGATAAAGAACGATGGAAAAAATACGGATAAAATTATTCGTCACGGTTTCGAAGGAATTCTCGAATTTCTCCTGTACCTTCATGATTGCTCAGTATGGGTGGAACTGgcggcagttgggtgggttaaggTTTTTTGAACAAACTGGACCTTTTTCTCTGCATTCCATTCTTGAACTTTTTTGAtgtaatgacagcttgccaaatccggccaaatgATTACGAgatggtcgtgggatcgaaaattctttttgggagacactctttttggtTAAGTTCCGATgtcattgtcttatttgtaacggaaactttcgtttttttttgccacagctgCAAATGCTCTGCCAAATCAGTTGGGAGCAGTCTTCGACAGGTTCTGTCCAACTGCCCGAAGGAAGAGAAGAAAATTCTACTGAATCTATAAAAAAGCAAGCTGATGGAAGAAATATGAATCCGATCATTCCGagtaaaaatgagtaaaaaggAACCATTATCACAAAACTGTGTACACAAAAGTTTAAATTGACATAAGCCACGGAGGAATAAGGATGAATAACACGGtagtgttaaaatcccagacaaataaacaaacaaaaaaacaaacaaatctgccaaatcataaattttcgtgcaaatttgtatgttggtaatatgttggtaatccaccatgggtgcacggattcaccgcagttttaccaAAGTATGAACACCTATGCATTCTTCGTATTACAGTCCGGCATATCTCTAATGCATAATTTTCCATACCCggtaccatggcttcgtgttatCTGTTCTGGCTGTGTGTATTTCGTGTCAATGTTGGTGTTTATTTTGGATGAATGTTTCAATCACCTCCGCAACCATTCAAAAATTTANNNNNNNNNNNNNNNNNNNNNNNNNNNNNNNNNNNNNNNNNNNNNNNNNNNNNNNNNNNNNNNNNNNNNNNNNNNNNNNNNNNNNNNNNNNNNNNNNNNNNNNNNNNNNNNNNNNNNNNNNNNNNNNNNNNNNNNNNNNNNNNNNNNNNNNNNNNNNNNNNNNNNNNNNNNNNNNNNNNNNNNNNNNNNNNNNNNNNNNNNNNNNNNNNNNNNNNNNNNNNNNNNNNNNNNNNNNNNNNNNNNNNNNNNNNNNNNNNNNNNNNNNNNNNNNNNNNNNNNNNNNNNNNNNNNNNNNNNNNNNNNNNNNNNNNNNNNNNNNNNNNNNNNNNNNNNNNNNNNNNNNNNNNNNNNNNNNNNNNNNNNNNNNNNNNNNNNNNNNNNNNNNNNNNNNNNNNNNNNNNNNNNNNNNNNNNNNNNNNNNNNNNNNNNNNNNNNNNNNNNNNNNNNNNNNNNNNNNNNNNNNNNNNNNNNNNNNNNNNNNNNNNNNNNNNNNNNNNNNNCAAAACTGCTATATTTCTTTTGCAGGGCTGGTAGTGGTTTGACAATGGAaaagtagtgactttagtgaccaaaatttgaaaaaaaagtgaccaaatagtgactttgaggaccgaaaaaagtgaccaaattgtgactatgtagaacgaaaaaagtaacttagAAGTTAGGGGGGGAGGGTAGGGGGTTttcgttttcgaaattcaaatttagataaaaataataacaataccaaaaatgaaaaattgaaaaggaaagggttttcctACACagtttgtcactcatgttcaacacacaaactaaaaaaatgactgataaacaaaattttggaaacatataacagtgaatgtttgaaattttcgataagtcaagaaagtaagaaataaattagtttcaaaagaatttcttagcaaatttaaaattaataaaatctgagttctaaaataaatgtccaatcttgtacaaaacttaccatgaatggatgttaggaaaatgataataattgttaatttttatgcatctaaatttggaattcttttcctcattttcaactggaagtttagtaAGAAATTCCtctatcattttttaatttgaacaaaaaatatttaatcacgatttaaaatgtgaattactgataactgaataagaaaataatttttaacagaatttattcaatgttctatgattgataaaaagaagaatatatttataattattttaaaagtgccagttatataagccagacaaaaaacctttaattaaaaaaactgatattaaaaataattagttcaaaacttttgttattaatattgaaagcacaaatcaaatacaaagttagttaacactgcgtattcaaatttatttttaaagttgctacttagaacaatttttcaaactttttagattaatttaaaaatcatgatcgatccaaaaaaacacatgatttcatataaaaaaatattaataaaaagattttaagatttcaatcgcaggtttttaagctttaaattacaagctctgagtattttgtctcttttgattaaaatattgggtcctgaaagaacagaaggttgaaattatgttttattattttaaatttggagttaaaggcttatggttgaagaacacgaacatttagaatttaaaaacaattgttaaaaatatgtcttaaaaatttaaaaagtttgattaaaaaaaaatccggcgagttgattagaaaattgaaaaaaactgtacaataaaattcggtaaatttatttgaaaattgaaaaaacaatatggaaataaaaaaagattagtttttaaaaacatttcaggaagagtttttcaataaacgtgtttcactataaccattttggtgcttatttttttaaattattgatttggtaaatagtgtcctaaactaggaattttgtcaaattcggccgaacacatttagttttggtgataaagagtttattactagtaaaatccAACATtaatagataactgattatggaaaaatgtcatcccaagtatttttgacatcacagcagaaagtgttaaaaaaacttgattttatttaaagctcatcaattcatataaaacttttatttttaaataatatgtttttgatttgagtttttgtaaaaaaaagtgcagaaacttctctaaagatttttaattattttcaaaaccaaaattatttgaaattaccgtttaaattcattgcacctaagaataatgtaaattttgtggccctgtgtaaatttttaaaaccctttttttaagtatttagaagaacaaaaaaacacgaaataaaattgagtatgaaattgtttttttttaagaatatttcatatcaacataacatttgttatgacataaaagatttttttaataaaaaaaaatggtttgtttcaatctcaatcttagtaacacttcttaataaaaacccattctaaagacgagatagggtttttgtatatcaagttttgagttccaatacaaaaggttgattgaactaaaaattaaaatctacaatcaaagttagttttaattcatgaacgtcaaataatgtcgtagatcgaaatgtctcaagccaaagGTGATTTATgtcgaaattccgccggaggcgaaaaaattttctgactgactgatcatgttatttaccgttactaccgtcaatattaacacgcgcaattcaaattaccctttcattggtttttttcggtaaaaagtgacttttggtgataaaagtgaccatttttcggaaaatagtgactttagtgaccaaatgatgaaaaaagtgactttttagtgactgacccaaaaaaagtgaccaagtcactaaaaagcaGGGGTGTCATACTCCTCAAAAAAGCACAATGTGTTCTAAAAGCACAATGTGAACGCAAGCTTTCTAGAACTGCGCGCACGGCGATAGAATATCTACTGCTCGCTCTCTTACTGCGCGCCGATAATCGAATTTTCTGAAAGGTTTCTCACAATGATGAAAAACACAATGAGCTGATTCACTCTGCTCAATGTGCTGCCCAATGTGAACTCTGGCTTTAGAAATTTCCTGAGCACTcttcttcgttttattttttcttctcatcGAAAGAATCATCATCGTTCGTCCAGTCCGGCACGAAGACACACTGGCTGCTTGCAAGGAAGAAAATAACTCataaacaagcaacagcaacaacacaaaCAAAATTCGGTCGAGCTCGGCCTGCCGAATGCCGACCAGCGATGCCACGAAAATCAGTACCATCAGTGTATTGAGTTCTATTAAATTGGTACATGTATGGACGAAGATCAGACGCATTTatgatagaaattttttttgtggcaaCGGTGTTCGGCAGCCGGCAGACCGAGCCCGCCCAAATTTCGgctgtgttgttgctgttgcttgtttatTGAGGAAGAGTTtgctttcgtttgttggattCAGCGTTGTGGTGGTATACTGGTACACATTGTGCAGCTCAATGTTCTGAGGGCTACCACTGCGTAGCTCAGTGATTTGCTTCGATGTGGCACATTGATGGACAGCTAGCTCAGGCAGTGCTCGGTTTTGCTCTCTCAATGTGCTATGGAAAAACTGCACATTGAGCTCATTGTGTGAGCGAATGACACCCCtgctaaaaagtgactcgctaccagccatGCTTTTGTTTCTctaccgatttttacaaaatttaaagttttaaaaccttGTACTGTTacttaaatatgttt
This sequence is a window from Uranotaenia lowii strain MFRU-FL chromosome 3, ASM2978415v1, whole genome shotgun sequence. Protein-coding genes within it:
- the LOC129755064 gene encoding solute carrier family 35 member C2, whose translation is MTNIKYERVKQTIDHEPQTEEIELEGETQGRLKGVHHQQLQQQQQQQYHVTSRGTSSGRSRKKTFANTILATLILILCYFTLSIGLTFYQRWLLQKFKFPLSVVVYHLCIKLVMSAVVREIYKCATKKNRIVLDWRTSVRKILPTGLASGMDIGFSNWGLELVQISLYTMTKSTTIVFILIFAILLKLEKKSWSLGAIVVMISGGLFLFTYKSTHFDTLGFCFLLFASLSSGIRWTFAQLIMQKSKLGLHNPIDMIFHMQPWMILAVVPFTLGFEGQKIYEGLSDLHKVETSAIMSIWLRLSIGAFIAFAMEVSEFLVLTSTSSLTLSVAGIFKEICQLVLAVELYGDQLSLINVLGLVMCLGGICCHVVHKFWTYTEEQQQATLENSTNYDDDEDEDPSGMHQTIVTKNGIGEKFDATVTARFKAGHQHRPLLVNDAPDADDSDHLVVNNRNYISDDSDPGEHDSQDVLFDILKRREQ